In uncultured Bacteroides sp., the following proteins share a genomic window:
- a CDS encoding glycoside hydrolase family 27 protein: MKSKLFLLAIAAMMVTSTQKLSAQTSSFKEGEFKQWAQTPPMGWNSWDCYGSTVTEDETKANADYMAANLKSYGWEYIVVDIRWFVENDKAGGYNEKNPIYVMDQYGRYLPALNRFPSAKDGKGFKHLADYVHSKGLKFGIHIMRGIPKEAVAKKLPIKGTNGITADKIYTTELQCQWLHDNYTIVANKPGAQEYYNSIFELYASWGVDFIKIDDLSRPYHQGEIDLIRKAIDHCGRHIVLSTSPGETPIENADHVRTHANMWRMVDDVWDTWPHITHLFDICQKWYPYIAPGTWPDCDMIPLGRISLRGERGADRMTRLSKDEQYTLMTLFTIFRSPLIFGGDLPSNDAFTLSLLTNKDVLKMHREGSKVHQLFQKDKKVAITSRNSKTGEIYIALFNLSDDKAAQKISVNLADLGIKGKCIVTDMWAGKKVETFSKEFSGLFNSHACGLYKLKVIK, encoded by the coding sequence ATGAAAAGCAAATTATTTCTATTAGCGATTGCTGCTATGATGGTTACTTCAACACAAAAACTATCAGCACAGACTTCTTCGTTTAAAGAAGGAGAATTTAAACAGTGGGCGCAGACGCCTCCTATGGGTTGGAACAGTTGGGATTGTTACGGTTCTACAGTAACCGAAGATGAGACTAAAGCCAATGCTGACTACATGGCTGCTAATTTAAAAAGTTACGGTTGGGAATATATTGTTGTTGATATCCGCTGGTTTGTTGAAAACGACAAGGCGGGAGGATATAATGAAAAGAATCCTATTTATGTAATGGATCAGTATGGACGGTATTTACCCGCTCTTAATCGTTTCCCTTCAGCTAAAGATGGCAAAGGTTTTAAACATCTGGCTGATTATGTACATTCCAAAGGATTAAAATTCGGTATTCATATTATGCGTGGTATTCCCAAAGAAGCTGTCGCTAAGAAACTACCGATAAAAGGAACTAATGGAATCACTGCCGATAAGATTTATACTACCGAACTTCAATGTCAGTGGTTACACGATAATTATACCATCGTAGCAAACAAACCGGGAGCTCAGGAATATTACAATTCAATCTTTGAACTCTACGCTTCATGGGGAGTAGATTTTATTAAGATTGACGATTTATCACGTCCTTACCATCAGGGAGAAATTGACCTAATTCGTAAAGCTATTGATCATTGCGGACGTCACATTGTATTAAGTACTTCACCGGGAGAAACCCCTATTGAGAATGCTGATCATGTTCGTACCCATGCAAATATGTGGCGTATGGTTGATGATGTATGGGATACATGGCCTCACATTACTCATTTGTTTGATATCTGCCAGAAATGGTATCCATACATTGCTCCCGGAACATGGCCGGATTGTGATATGATTCCTTTGGGACGTATATCTCTTCGTGGCGAAAGAGGTGCTGACCGTATGACTCGTCTATCAAAAGATGAACAATATACGCTGATGACTTTGTTTACAATCTTCCGTTCTCCTCTGATTTTTGGTGGTGATCTTCCAAGCAATGACGCGTTTACATTGTCTTTACTCACAAATAAAGATGTATTGAAAATGCATCGTGAAGGTAGCAAAGTTCATCAGCTTTTCCAGAAAGATAAAAAAGTGGCCATTACCTCAAGAAATTCTAAAACAGGTGAAATTTATATAGCTCTGTTTAACTTATCTGACGATAAAGCGGCACAAAAAATAAGTGTAAACTTAGCTGATTTGGGCATTAAAGGAAAATGTATTGTAACAGATATGTGGGCAGGGAAGAAAGTAGAAACTTTCTCTAAAGAGTTCTCTGGTTTATTTAACAGCCATGCTTGTGGTTTATATAAACTGAAAGTGATAAAATAG
- a CDS encoding copper resistance protein NlpE N-terminal domain-containing protein: protein MKKLLLILVLGAMVSCQQKAKDAKATEGAAKDSTEMNLDPSLGALQTKTYEGVLPSQGKGLRYTLTVKIQEKSDAGKYELLKTYIEGNEGKDLTYVSDGTVKVIHGTKADKNAIVWELTPEKNKEISYYQVEEGRVIMLSQKMEKTTSWKDYILTQKK, encoded by the coding sequence ATGAAAAAATTACTCTTAATCTTAGTCCTGGGGGCTATGGTATCTTGTCAGCAAAAGGCAAAAGATGCAAAAGCCACTGAAGGGGCTGCAAAAGACAGTACAGAAATGAATCTGGACCCTTCACTGGGTGCGTTACAAACCAAAACCTATGAAGGTGTTCTTCCTTCTCAGGGAAAAGGACTTCGCTACACTTTGACCGTGAAGATTCAGGAAAAGAGCGATGCCGGCAAGTACGAATTACTGAAAACTTATATTGAAGGAAACGAAGGGAAAGATCTTACATATGTTTCTGACGGAACAGTGAAAGTTATTCACGGAACAAAAGCTGATAAAAATGCAATTGTATGGGAACTAACTCCTGAAAAGAATAAGGAAATTAGTTATTATCAGGTAGAAGAAGGCAGAGTAATTATGCTTTCTCAGAAAATGGAAAAAACTACTTCGTGGAAAGATTACATTCTTACTCAAAAGAAATAA
- a CDS encoding RagB/SusD family nutrient uptake outer membrane protein, translated as MKKYCKYIAFGLIGAATLFTSCDDSILDKQPLTEISENDIWTDPALVQAYVNARYNRVGHGWTEGWQSSNVDETALPWSRGCEPINQGYLNPSDLGRMNGGWWGWDHRSWSTVWGQITNCNIFFERIASVPFTDESLRTRLMGEVRFIRALMYHDLVARWGAMPLITKSYTLNDVNEIMQTKRATYKECIDFIVSELDKAVTELPASYSGTNKGRATSVAALALKSRVLLYAASDLMNIDVKDETVGYKTPEPNRWGKAASAAQACIDAALKAGYALYDKYGDDVKTKYIQLFLECGNSEVLFDREGTSSANSENLSYLDQSNGPNGYGQWGGNCPISEFVDAFEMADGTKFDWNNPVHKANPYANRDPRLHATVLCDGDQWMSRNVEAYINADASGKELTTGGRDSKYGPDSGQTHYNNYLK; from the coding sequence ATGAAAAAGTATTGTAAATATATAGCATTTGGACTTATCGGTGCAGCCACGCTATTTACTTCATGTGATGATAGCATTCTGGATAAACAGCCATTAACAGAGATTTCAGAAAATGATATTTGGACAGATCCTGCTTTGGTACAAGCATATGTAAATGCAAGATACAACCGTGTTGGACATGGCTGGACTGAAGGCTGGCAAAGTTCTAACGTAGATGAGACAGCTCTTCCCTGGTCTCGTGGCTGTGAACCTATTAATCAGGGATATCTTAATCCATCTGATCTGGGCCGTATGAATGGCGGATGGTGGGGATGGGATCACCGCTCATGGTCTACCGTTTGGGGACAGATTACCAATTGTAATATCTTCTTCGAACGTATTGCTTCAGTACCATTTACCGATGAATCACTCAGAACACGACTTATGGGAGAAGTGCGTTTTATCAGGGCATTAATGTATCATGATCTTGTAGCCAGATGGGGTGCTATGCCTCTAATAACGAAAAGTTACACACTGAATGACGTGAATGAAATTATGCAGACAAAACGTGCAACATATAAAGAATGCATTGATTTTATCGTTTCTGAATTAGATAAAGCTGTAACTGAATTGCCAGCTTCATATTCAGGAACAAATAAAGGACGTGCAACAAGCGTTGCAGCTCTTGCATTAAAATCCAGAGTCCTTCTCTATGCAGCCAGTGATTTGATGAACATTGATGTAAAAGATGAGACAGTAGGATATAAAACTCCCGAACCTAACAGATGGGGAAAAGCTGCCAGTGCTGCACAGGCATGTATTGACGCAGCCTTAAAAGCTGGTTATGCACTGTATGATAAATATGGTGATGATGTAAAAACCAAATATATTCAATTGTTCCTTGAATGTGGTAATTCAGAGGTTTTGTTCGATCGTGAAGGTACATCCAGCGCAAATAGTGAAAATTTATCTTATCTTGATCAGTCAAATGGACCTAACGGATATGGACAATGGGGTGGAAACTGTCCTATATCAGAATTTGTAGATGCATTTGAAATGGCTGATGGTACTAAATTTGACTGGAATAATCCGGTTCATAAAGCTAATCCTTACGCAAACCGTGACCCTCGTCTTCATGCTACAGTATTATGCGATGGTGATCAATGGATGAGCCGCAATGTGGAAGCATATATTAATGCGGATGCCAGCGGTAAAGAGCTGACAACCGGAGGACGTGATTCCAAATATGGCCCCGACTCAGGGCAAACGCATTATAATAATTACTTAAAATGA
- a CDS encoding hemolysin family protein produces the protein MEFAIILLLLLLNGVFAMYEIALVTSSKARLKTLVSKGNPSAKSVLKQLEEPEKFLSTIQIGVTLIGIISGAFGGVAIAHKVTPFFRMIPGAEAYASNLALITTISIITYLSLVIGELVPKSIGLSNPEKVATRLYPFMSIITKITFPFVYLLSVSTKLFNKILGVKGHERTITQEELKMILHQSSEQGLIDKDETNMLRDVFRFSDKRANELMTHRTDVVFLHTRYTQKEILNIIDEKHFSKYLLTDDTQDEIVGVVSVKNIISMIGNDTAFDLKSIAQPPLFIPESLYAKKVLELFKKNKNKFGVVVNEYGGIEGIITLHDLTESIFGDILEENEVEEEPIVKRKDGSYLVDASINIGDFMEEMGIMYYKDLESEDFNTLGGLAMFSIGRIPKAGDIFTYQNLQFEIMDMDNGRVDKLLVIIK, from the coding sequence ATGGAATTTGCAATTATTTTGCTTCTCTTGCTTCTCAACGGAGTCTTTGCCATGTACGAAATTGCATTAGTTACCTCAAGTAAAGCGAGGTTGAAAACATTGGTGAGTAAAGGAAACCCGTCGGCCAAGAGTGTACTCAAACAATTGGAAGAACCGGAAAAATTTCTTTCCACCATTCAAATAGGAGTTACACTTATCGGTATTATATCCGGAGCTTTTGGTGGAGTTGCTATTGCACATAAAGTCACTCCTTTTTTTAGAATGATTCCTGGCGCGGAAGCTTATGCAAGCAACCTTGCATTAATTACCACTATATCTATTATCACTTATTTATCCCTTGTTATAGGCGAGCTTGTTCCCAAATCCATTGGACTATCCAACCCTGAAAAGGTTGCAACCAGGCTATATCCTTTCATGAGCATAATAACGAAAATCACCTTTCCTTTCGTTTATCTGCTCAGTGTATCGACTAAACTTTTCAACAAAATATTGGGAGTTAAGGGACATGAACGTACTATCACTCAGGAAGAGCTGAAAATGATTCTTCATCAAAGCTCTGAGCAAGGGCTTATTGATAAAGACGAAACAAACATGCTGAGGGATGTATTCCGCTTTTCCGATAAACGTGCCAACGAACTGATGACACACCGCACGGATGTAGTGTTTCTTCACACACGCTACACGCAGAAAGAAATTCTGAACATCATTGATGAGAAACATTTCAGCAAGTATCTACTCACGGATGATACTCAGGACGAGATTGTTGGCGTGGTATCCGTAAAAAACATCATTTCAATGATTGGGAATGACACAGCATTTGATCTGAAAAGCATTGCGCAGCCACCACTCTTCATCCCGGAAAGTCTGTATGCAAAGAAAGTTCTGGAACTATTCAAGAAGAACAAGAATAAGTTTGGTGTAGTGGTCAACGAATATGGTGGCATCGAAGGAATCATTACTCTGCACGACCTCACAGAAAGTATATTCGGAGATATTCTGGAAGAAAATGAAGTTGAAGAAGAACCAATTGTGAAACGAAAAGATGGTTCTTATCTGGTAGACGCTTCCATTAATATTGGCGATTTTATGGAAGAAATGGGGATCATGTACTACAAAGACCTGGAGAGTGAAGACTTTAACACGCTTGGTGGTTTGGCTATGTTTTCCATTGGCCGCATACCCAAAGCCGGAGATATATTCACCTATCAGAATCTGCAGTTTGAAATAATGGACATGGATAACGGAAGAGTAGATAAACTCTTGGTTATCATCAAATAA
- a CDS encoding DUF6051 family protein, with amino-acid sequence MKYIDLHTKLKGLINYEDDEIKIDDNVIVRNFNFDSKFRDILPGGKYNQDTYEYCSSEDPEYEPDIIQDMLNMSDAEIPENIHFRYHLFRPTGIEKVKDVILLFHGFNEKHWAKYFTWAKMLVDKTGKAVLLFPIAFHMNRAPLSWSDSHLMYAISQQRKKRHPEVICSTLSNVAISTRLHNKPQRFIWSGLQTYYDAISLVESIKANQHSDIAPDASIDFFSYSIGSLLAQVLMMTNEKGYFSKSRICMFCGGAVFNRLSPVSKFILDSEANVSLYSYVVEHLESHMKRDEKLRTYLSESHPEGVNFRSMLNYKTFTDFREERFRQMHNRILAITLEKDTVVPAYEVINTLQGIKRDIPIEVDILDFPYSYKHEDPFPALTSIADAVDEEFTKAFERMCNFLK; translated from the coding sequence ATGAAATACATTGATTTGCATACTAAGCTCAAAGGGTTGATTAATTATGAAGATGATGAAATTAAAATTGATGATAATGTGATAGTCCGCAATTTTAATTTTGATTCTAAATTCAGAGATATTTTACCAGGAGGGAAATATAATCAGGACACATATGAATATTGTTCATCTGAAGATCCGGAGTACGAACCGGACATTATTCAGGATATGCTAAATATGAGTGATGCTGAGATTCCTGAGAATATTCATTTCCGATATCACTTGTTCCGTCCCACAGGAATTGAAAAAGTAAAAGACGTTATTTTGTTGTTTCATGGCTTTAATGAAAAACATTGGGCCAAATACTTTACCTGGGCCAAGATGCTGGTTGATAAAACCGGCAAAGCAGTTTTACTCTTTCCTATTGCTTTCCATATGAATCGTGCTCCACTTAGTTGGAGCGACTCACATCTAATGTATGCCATCAGTCAACAACGCAAGAAAAGACATCCTGAAGTAATCTGCTCAACTCTTTCTAATGTGGCTATCAGTACCCGTCTTCATAACAAACCGCAAAGATTTATTTGGTCGGGATTGCAAACCTATTATGATGCAATTTCTTTAGTGGAAAGTATTAAGGCCAATCAACATTCGGATATTGCACCCGATGCTTCAATTGACTTCTTCTCTTATTCTATCGGAAGTCTTTTGGCTCAGGTACTGATGATGACTAATGAAAAAGGATATTTCTCAAAGTCCCGGATTTGTATGTTCTGTGGAGGGGCTGTATTTAATCGGCTTTCTCCTGTATCAAAGTTTATATTAGACAGTGAAGCCAATGTCAGTCTATATTCTTATGTGGTTGAGCATCTTGAAAGTCACATGAAGCGTGATGAAAAGCTTCGGACATATTTAAGTGAGTCTCATCCCGAGGGTGTAAATTTCAGGAGTATGTTGAATTATAAGACATTTACAGACTTCAGAGAAGAACGGTTCCGCCAGATGCACAACCGTATTCTTGCCATCACTCTGGAAAAAGATACCGTGGTTCCGGCTTATGAAGTGATAAATACGTTGCAAGGAATAAAAAGAGATATACCTATTGAAGTAGACATTCTGGACTTTCCATACTCCTATAAGCATGAAGACCCCTTCCCCGCACTGACTTCTATTGCCGATGCGGTGGATGAGGAATTCACTAAAGCTTTTGAAAGAATGTGCAACTTCCTTAAGTAG
- a CDS encoding CDGSH iron-sulfur domain-containing protein, translating to MEPKMAKKGPYVVELEAGKKYHWCTCGESNNQPFCDGSHGGSEFKPIAYTPEESGKAFLCGCKKTKNPPFCDGGHSKL from the coding sequence ATGGAACCTAAAATGGCTAAAAAAGGACCTTATGTTGTAGAATTAGAGGCTGGGAAGAAATATCACTGGTGCACATGCGGTGAAAGTAATAACCAACCATTTTGCGATGGTTCTCATGGGGGAAGTGAGTTTAAACCAATTGCTTATACACCAGAAGAATCGGGAAAGGCTTTTTTATGTGGATGTAAGAAGACTAAAAATCCACCGTTTTGTGACGGAGGACACTCAAAGCTTTAA
- a CDS encoding RagB/SusD family nutrient uptake outer membrane protein gives MNFYWRKIFNASPLGPDSWNTSLTGYYPRKFLDETYSPNSWNFKNPKNWIWLRLGEQYLNLAEALYMSGNEDGARNALNVIRDRARMPRVTDTGSALLDRIRNERRVELCFEEHRYYDVRRWKLGDTYLNKTVTGISILRKPDGSKIYTPGRVVEQRKFTDKMYWLPILKSEIDKNTNLKQNPGY, from the coding sequence GTGAACTTTTATTGGCGCAAAATTTTTAATGCGTCGCCCCTGGGCCCCGACTCCTGGAATACATCATTAACCGGATACTATCCACGTAAGTTCCTGGACGAAACATATTCTCCTAATTCATGGAACTTTAAAAATCCTAAAAACTGGATTTGGTTACGCTTGGGAGAACAATACCTGAATCTTGCTGAAGCTCTTTACATGTCCGGGAATGAAGATGGCGCACGCAATGCTCTCAATGTAATCCGCGATCGTGCACGAATGCCAAGGGTTACGGATACCGGTAGTGCTTTGCTGGATAGAATCAGAAACGAAAGAAGAGTCGAGCTATGCTTTGAGGAACACAGATATTATGATGTTCGCAGATGGAAGTTAGGAGATACATACCTTAACAAAACAGTAACCGGTATATCTATTTTAAGAAAACCTGATGGTTCAAAGATTTATACTCCAGGAAGAGTGGTTGAGCAACGTAAATTCACTGATAAGATGTATTGGTTGCCTATCCTGAAATCAGAAATAGATAAGAATACAAATTTGAAGCAAAACCCAGGTTATTAA
- a CDS encoding ISAs1 family transposase: MSIISLCKQINDTRIDRKKEHSVESIVYIAMAAVLCGADSWNEIEEFGNSRKDFFAERISSFRNVPSHDTFNRFFSSLSPDYFERVFRYWMSEICEKYEGVVAIDGKTIRGASKCTRSNPEGESRFKLHMVSAWAAANGVTLGQVKVNRKSNEITAIPELLSALDLQNCIVTIDAMGCQKAIAKKIIDKEADYVLHVKNNQRKLYVDLRAWFEELDRNESDKNIAYSETQHAKYRTEETGHGRKEIRECFVYNHEGFEVFFKEWKGIKSIVRVTSERTIIKTGEISLEKRYYITSLGLEPQKIAEAVRAHWSVENNLHWQLDVSFGEDAGRKTGNAAQNFSLMNKIALMILKKSPRKGSIKGKRKAAGWDQGFLCELLLAQNF, encoded by the coding sequence ATGAGCATAATTAGTCTTTGTAAACAAATCAACGATACTCGTATTGACAGAAAAAAGGAACATTCAGTAGAATCGATAGTATATATTGCCATGGCTGCAGTTCTTTGTGGTGCTGATTCTTGGAATGAGATAGAAGAGTTTGGTAACTCCAGGAAAGATTTCTTTGCTGAACGTATTTCTTCTTTCAGGAATGTTCCCTCACATGATACCTTTAATCGCTTTTTTAGTAGTCTTTCACCCGATTATTTTGAACGTGTTTTCCGTTATTGGATGTCTGAAATTTGTGAAAAATATGAAGGAGTTGTGGCCATTGATGGAAAAACCATACGGGGTGCCAGCAAATGCACCCGCTCCAATCCAGAAGGAGAATCTCGTTTTAAACTTCATATGGTAAGTGCCTGGGCAGCAGCTAATGGGGTAACCTTAGGACAGGTCAAGGTAAATAGGAAAAGCAACGAGATTACGGCTATTCCTGAACTCCTTAGCGCTCTTGATCTACAGAACTGCATAGTGACGATTGATGCCATGGGATGTCAAAAGGCAATAGCCAAAAAGATTATCGATAAAGAAGCAGACTATGTTCTTCATGTAAAAAACAACCAAAGAAAACTGTATGTCGATTTACGGGCATGGTTTGAAGAGTTGGACAGAAATGAGAGTGATAAAAATATAGCATATAGTGAAACTCAACATGCCAAATACCGGACGGAGGAAACAGGACATGGACGCAAAGAAATCAGGGAATGCTTTGTATACAATCATGAAGGATTTGAGGTGTTTTTTAAAGAGTGGAAAGGAATAAAATCAATAGTAAGAGTTACTTCAGAAAGAACAATCATTAAGACAGGGGAGATATCTTTAGAAAAGAGATATTATATAACTTCCTTAGGTTTAGAGCCTCAGAAAATAGCAGAAGCAGTACGAGCGCACTGGTCTGTGGAAAACAATTTGCACTGGCAGTTAGATGTTTCCTTTGGAGAAGACGCCGGAAGAAAAACAGGAAATGCTGCCCAGAACTTTTCATTAATGAATAAGATAGCACTTATGATACTAAAGAAAAGTCCAAGAAAAGGCAGCATTAAAGGAAAAAGAAAAGCAGCCGGATGGGATCAAGGGTTCCTCTGTGAACTTTTATTGGCGCAAAATTTTTAA
- the ygiD gene encoding 4,5-DOPA dioxygenase extradiol, whose amino-acid sequence MNHNEFNKITESFKNTEQMPVLFVGHGSPMNAIEENEFVAGWRNIGKTIPKPNAILCISAHWVTRGTHVTAMEKPLTIHDFGGFPQELFEIQYPAPGSPELAKETKELISKTSVGLDEKWGLDHGCWSVLKHIYPNADVPIVQLSLDYYQDAQYHYELAKELSSLRKKGVLIVGSGNLVHNLKMIAWDKFNEPEYAYDWAVEALDKMKECILANNHKPLIDYKSQGSAFKLAIPTPEHYLPMIYALALKEENEKVSLFNDKTVAGSLAMTSLLIEKE is encoded by the coding sequence ATGAATCATAATGAATTTAATAAAATAACAGAATCATTTAAAAACACGGAGCAAATGCCGGTGCTGTTTGTTGGACATGGGAGTCCGATGAATGCTATTGAGGAGAATGAATTTGTTGCCGGCTGGCGAAACATAGGCAAAACAATTCCTAAGCCGAATGCAATTTTATGTATTTCGGCGCATTGGGTAACGCGCGGTACTCATGTTACGGCAATGGAAAAACCTTTAACCATTCACGACTTTGGCGGATTCCCGCAGGAGCTTTTTGAAATTCAGTACCCTGCACCTGGAAGTCCTGAACTTGCAAAGGAAACGAAAGAGTTAATAAGCAAAACATCTGTTGGGCTGGATGAAAAATGGGGACTCGACCACGGTTGCTGGAGTGTACTAAAGCATATTTATCCGAATGCTGATGTGCCTATTGTTCAATTAAGTCTGGATTATTACCAGGATGCTCAATACCATTACGAATTAGCAAAAGAACTTTCGTCACTCCGTAAAAAAGGTGTTTTGATAGTAGGTAGCGGAAACCTTGTTCACAATCTTAAAATGATTGCATGGGATAAATTTAACGAACCGGAATATGCTTATGACTGGGCTGTTGAAGCTCTTGACAAAATGAAAGAATGCATTCTTGCAAACAATCACAAACCACTTATTGATTATAAATCTCAAGGGAGTGCATTTAAACTTGCTATTCCAACACCTGAACATTACTTGCCTATGATTTATGCATTGGCATTAAAAGAAGAAAATGAAAAAGTGAGTTTATTCAATGACAAAACAGTGGCCGGTTCACTTGCTATGACATCCCTGTTAATTGAAAAGGAATAA
- a CDS encoding endonuclease/exonuclease/phosphatase family protein — MKKTILHKNYFLFILLPVMLILIKSCEMPATSFDEQENASYFEKVQKVNASVPDSTIRVMTWNIRFGIGRGPWFGDACGYKVIYSADEIMKNMKLIAQKINLVKPDILLLQEVDIKSTRSAYINELSWLLDNTYFNYAVYGSQWKAQFIPSDGLGRMDEGNAILSRWPLSEGIRIQLALRNDQGAAEKYFYERCCMVRAKVEIPGFESFYVVNIHASAFATDDTKHQHIIEFKDELDRISASGAMFVAGGDLNTLPPGSDSTDYCIEDMCPDESYHHPGDKPMHKDGSNYTPEKEWLLPIYSEFESVIPLNEYLQNQQLYFTHTTRPEHFWDRTLDYLFTNNRWRSGATVVHQDFTQESDHAPVSGKLLIIRK; from the coding sequence ATGAAGAAGACTATATTGCATAAAAATTATTTCTTATTCATTCTGTTGCCAGTTATGCTGATTCTGATAAAATCATGCGAAATGCCGGCAACAAGTTTTGATGAACAGGAAAATGCCAGTTACTTTGAAAAGGTACAGAAAGTAAACGCTTCTGTACCCGATTCAACAATCAGGGTAATGACATGGAATATACGTTTTGGTATTGGCAGAGGACCATGGTTTGGCGATGCCTGTGGTTATAAGGTTATTTATTCGGCTGATGAGATTATGAAAAACATGAAGCTGATTGCCCAAAAGATTAATCTTGTAAAACCCGATATTCTGCTTCTTCAGGAAGTAGACATAAAATCAACACGCTCGGCTTACATCAATGAACTTAGTTGGCTGCTTGATAATACCTATTTTAATTATGCTGTTTATGGATCGCAGTGGAAAGCACAGTTTATTCCAAGTGACGGACTAGGGAGAATGGATGAAGGTAATGCTATTCTTTCCAGATGGCCACTCAGCGAGGGGATAAGAATACAACTAGCTCTCAGGAATGACCAGGGGGCTGCTGAAAAGTATTTTTATGAAAGGTGTTGTATGGTGAGAGCAAAAGTTGAGATTCCCGGATTTGAGAGTTTCTATGTTGTCAACATTCACGCTTCAGCCTTTGCTACTGATGACACAAAACATCAGCATATAATTGAATTTAAAGATGAACTCGATCGTATTTCAGCCAGTGGTGCTATGTTTGTAGCCGGCGGAGACTTGAATACTCTTCCTCCGGGAAGCGACTCTACCGATTATTGTATAGAGGATATGTGTCCGGACGAATCATATCACCATCCGGGTGACAAACCTATGCATAAGGATGGAAGTAACTACACTCCTGAGAAGGAATGGTTGTTACCCATTTATTCAGAATTCGAAAGTGTGATACCTTTGAATGAATATCTGCAAAACCAACAGCTTTACTTTACTCACACTACCCGACCTGAACATTTCTGGGACCGGACTCTTGATTATCTGTTTACTAACAACCGGTGGCGAAGCGGAGCTACAGTTGTTCATCAGGACTTTACTCAGGAATCAGATCATGCGCCAGTTAGTGGTAAATTATTAATTATAAGGAAGTAA